The proteins below come from a single Anguilla rostrata isolate EN2019 chromosome 3, ASM1855537v3, whole genome shotgun sequence genomic window:
- the LOC135251075 gene encoding matrin-3-like isoform X12 yields MSHNYPYRRSPEDFSSHQGAFSTSDHLHHEERHIYQTSLQPSPRSTSVFTSQKSVLDSYSSRSSTTADSALSLLSSCGLEPEDLSILAGMPENMMTEESLPRLLMEIRQKKALSDRSCLSSTHRSTSHQPLQPPSDSWENSARSAPAKYLANPPQHSSYPPIPPLLSSYPLPREEPESWKDRWGNPRQTGAVRQGKTSSTYVVDYNYGQPQEGDSRNIERPAYSARGVGIGERPHLQSLSDYRQLNPGKEPAAAYQKKLIPLLATTVHSTPTAREANDFHGSMPQTFPYACYLCDIAVLSQKDWTLHINGAQHANSQLAVLQMYPEWDCRTGSARQSDYNSEKGREDKNTGGRRHVAPQHHGVTSSCEGKSYPIGDKASGRVVCAKYAANSMDEHSIRRLVGQVGSAVNVMMFPVQAFIEMSSPDEAQDVVKYFNRNPVVVEGSLVQFSMSATYNFLQSSPVVIFSLLPPGHEKYSEIMAIAKRFGPVKHSLFLPNQVLLEMGSREDAGKLVQYYTSHPLKMKGSIIQVSHSTKHSTLKFAVTDKETESGEASRHVGQSYRSQTRSSPSPRRRSPSPRRSPSPRRRSPNQRKRSSGDRRRSHSPRRKSLENRDVAKLEDKASQVRTPSSSRNRSQSSRWSTSHTKEDKNISRVHSVEKTANTQNAIVKSIGVLTETPDLGSTKEPSCTNTQTKESVPSPTEHPQDHGTGQKTEDQTMFEGGKDSDKDSDMDSDIEGMAVIGEDEEIRSEEGSMGFLEDMEEHVCDEAGTSAENLSTCPSEVAEAGEKEKQGEGEELALHPDKEPGSQSPTADPAVSEPPGVTAVHEEKEGGLEDMEEPNEAYDEDEPDFPESLEHCITLDELEDEDGEGQALVSEGNSDPRSKEEEQENDYGRVIYIQNLPSGYYTDKQFVAIGKKYGKVNRYFLIRRRQEGFIEMERSADARRAVRELSKKPLRMARNILVVHLSRKYKRLTCGWSPESDSEDESGWRKHRRERRRMEEREDSSSRTKSRKEEEPPSKKVCIREEKTTPAEPSSSIKAEEKTATVEPSSNGEQQQEEEEKAATEESSSNKEQQQEEEERSATEEPSSHKEQQQEEEEKAATEEPSSHKEQQQEEEEKAATEEPSSHKEQQQEEEEKAATEEPSSHKEQQQEEEEYGTPETPCEQEELAVKTENENIMINRPSDCMDTLKKDTEGVTSIENPDGIKQVYVKEEKVEMITETTHVPLGPYLPNNPMGREFVSQKIGYFCSLCNAIYVTEDEARNEHCSSHSHYEKLKAYMEQKGNPARQL; encoded by the exons ATGTCTCACAATTATCCATATAGGAGGTCTCCAGAAGATTTTAGTTCACATCAAGGAGCCTTTTCTACATCAGACCATCTACACCATGAAGAGCGTCACATCTATCAAACCTCTCTACAGCCATCTCCTCGCTCAACGTCTGTTTTCACATCCCAAAAGAGTGTCCTGGATTCTTATTCCTCCCGAAGTTCTACCACTGCCGACAGCGCTTTGAGTCTTCTCTCCAGCTGTGGGCTTGAGCCTGAAGATCTTTCTATCCTAGCAGGTATGCCTGAAAATATGATGACTGAGGAGTCTCTCCCCCGTTTGCTCATGGAGATCAGGCAGAAGAAGGCCCTCAGCGACCGCAGCTGTTTGTCAAGCACGCACCGCAGCACATCTCATCAGCCTCTCCAGCCTCCATCAGACAGCTGGGAGAATTCCGCTCGTTCTGCCCCGGCAAAATATCTGGCAAACCCTCCCCAACATTCGTCATACCCACCAATCCCTCCCCTGCTGTCCTCATACCCACTTCCCAGGGAGGAGCCTGAGAGCTGGAAGGATCGCTGGGGGAACCCCCGGCAAACTGGTGCAGTCCGGCAGGGGAAAACCAGCTCCACCTATGTTGTGGACTATAACTACGGTCAGCCACAAGAGGGGGATTCACGAAACATAGAGAGACCAGCTTATAGTGCGAGAGGAGTAGGCATCGGAGAGCGCCCCCATTTGCAGTCTTTGTCTGATTACCGGCAGTTAAACCCAGGCAAAGAGCCAGCAGCAGCATATCAGAAGAAACTAATTCCTCTCTTggctaccactgttcactctacGCCAACAGCAAGAGAAGCAAATGATTTCCATGGTTCTATGCCCCAAACTTTTCCTTATGCATGTTACCTCTGTGATATTGCAGTACTTTCTCAAAAG GATTGGACCTTACACATAAATGGGGCTCAACATGCAAACAGCCAGCTTGCCGTGTTACAAAT GTATCCTGAATGGGACTGTCGGACTGGATCTGCTAGACA GAGTGACTACAATTCAGAGAAAGGCAGGGAAGATAAAAACACTGGAGGAAGAAGACATGTAGCTCCTCAGCACCATG GGGTTACATCAAGCTGTGAAGGGAAAAGCTATCCTATTGGAGATAAG GCTAGTGGAAGAGTGGTTTGCGCTAAATATGCAGCTAATTCTATGGATGAGCACTCCATAAGGAGGCTGGTTGGCCAAGTTGGATCTGCAGTGAACGTTATGATGTTTCCTGTACAG GCTTTCATTGAGATGAGTTCACCCGATGAAGCACAGGATGTTGTAAAATACTTCAACAGGAACCCAGTTGTAGTTGAAGGGAGCCTAGTCCAATTTTCTATGTCTGCCACATATAATTTTCTTCAg AGTTCTCCGGTGGTGATTTTTTCCTTGTTGCCCCCTGGACATGAGAAGTATTCTGAGATAATGGCCATTGCTAAACGATTCGGACCTGTTAAACACTCCTTATTCTTACCAAATCAG GTGCTCTTGGAAATGGGATCTAGGGAAGATGCAGGAAAGTTGGTTCAATATTACACCTCCCATCCTCTTAAAATGAAAGGCAGTATTATCCAAGTATCCCACTCTAcaaagcacagcacactgaa GTTTGCAGTAACTGACAAAGAGACTGAAAGCGGAGAGGCCAGCAGACACGTTGGCCAGTCATATAGGTCCCAGACTAGATCATCTCCTAGCCCCAGGAGGAG GTCTCCCAGTCCAAGGAG GTCTCCCAGCCCCAGGAGGCGATCTCCCAATCAAAGGAAAAGGTCTTCTGGCGACAGGAGGAGGTCTCATAGTCCAAGGAGGAAGTCCTTGGAGAATCGAGATGTAGCCAAGTTAGAGGACAAAGCTTCACAGGTGAGAACACCGTCCTCCAGCAGGAACAGGAGTCAGTCGTCTAGATGGTCAACATCCCATACCAAGGAGGACAAGAACATATCCAGAGTACATTCTGTAGAGAAAACAGCTAATACTCAGAATGCGATAGTGAAAAGCATTGGAGTGTTGACAGAGACTCCAGACCTGGGGAGCACCAAAGAGCCCTCATGCACTAATACTCAAACTAAGGAGAGTGTGCCCAGCCCAACAGAACATCCCCAAGATCATGGCACTGGTCAGAAAACTGAAGACCAAACTATGTTTGAGGGAGGGAAGGACAGTGACAAGGACAGTGACATGGACAGTGACATTGAAGGGATGGCAGTGATTGGAGAGGATGAGGAAATTCGGTCAGAAGAGGGCTCTATGGGATTCCTGGAGGACATggaagagcatgtgtgtgatgaAGCTGGAACTTCAGCAGAGAATTTATCAACTTGTCCTTCAGAGGTTGCTGAAGctggtgaaaaagaaaaacaaggagaaggagaggagctGGCTTTGCACCCCGATAAGGAACCTGGTTCACAAAGTCCTACAGCAGATCCAGCAGTGTCAGAACCTCCTGGAGTCACGGCAGTGCATGAGGAGAAAGAAGGAGGTCTGGAGGATATGGAGGAACCTAACGAGGCCTATGATGAG GACGAACCTGATTTCCCTGAAAGCCTGGAGCATTGTATTACTTTAGATGAGCTTGAAGATGAAGATGGTGAGGGCCAGGCACTTGTGTCAGAAGGCAACTCCG ATCCGAGGTCCAAGGAGGAAGAACAg gaaaATGATTATGGAAGAGTTATCTACATCCAGAATCTTCCAAGTGGCTATTACACAGATAAACAGTTTGTGGCAATTGGCAAGAAGTATGGGAAAGTGAATCGTTATTTCTTGATCCGTCGACGTCAAGAG GGCTTTATTGAAATGGAGAGATCTGCCGATGCCCGGAGAGCTGTAAGGGAGCTATCAAAAAAGCCTTTGAGAATGGCTCGCAATATTTTGGTTGTTCATCTGTCACGGAAGTACAAAAGGTTGACATGTGG GTGGAGCCCTGAATCGGACTCAGAAGATGAGAGTGGGTGGAGGAAGCATCGAAGGGAAAGGAGGAGAATGGAGGAACGGGAAGACAGTAGCTCAAGAACTAAATCCAGGAAGGAGGAAGAGCCCCCATCTAAGAAGGTCTGCATCAGGGAAGAGAAGACCACCCCAGcagagcccagcagcagcaTCAAGGCGGAGGAGAAGACGGCAACAGTGGAACCCAGCAGCAATGGGGAGCAGCAgcaagaagaggaggagaaggcagCCACAGAGGAATCCAGCAGCAATAAGGAGCAGCAgcaagaagaggaggagaggtcaGCCACAGAGGAACCCAGTAGCCATAAGGAGCAGCAgcaagaagaggaggagaaggcagCCACAGAGGAACCCAGTAGCCATAAGGAGCAGCAgcaagaagaggaggagaaggcagCCACAGAGGAACCCAGTAGCCATAAGGAGCAGCagcaagaagaggaagagaaggcaGCCACAGAGGAACCCAGTAGCCATAAGGAGCAGCAGCAAGAAGAGGAGGAGTACGGGACGCCTGAGACACCTTGCGAACAGGAAGAGTTGGCGGtgaagacagaaaatgaaaacatcatgATCAACCGGCCCTCCGACTGCATGGACACACTGAAGAAGGACACAGAGGGG GTGACCAGCATTGAAAATCCAGATGGAATCAAACAGGTCTATGTTAAGGAAGAGAAAGTGGAAATGATAACAGAAACCACTCATGTCCCCCTGGGGCCCTACCTGCCCAACAACCCCATGG GAAGGGAGTTTGTCAGTCAGAAAATCGGCTACTTCTGCAGCCTCTGCAATGCCATCTATGTCACCGAAGACGAAGCAAGGAATGAACATTGCAGCAGTCACTCTCACTATGAGAAACTGAAG gCATATATGGAACAAAAGGGCAACCCTGCTAGACAACTTTAA
- the LOC135251075 gene encoding matrin-3-like isoform X6 codes for MSHNYPYRRSPEDFSSHQGAFSTSDHLHHEERHIYQTSLQPSPRSTSVFTSQKSVLDSYSSRSSTTADSALSLLSSCGLEPEDLSILAGMPENMMTEESLPRLLMEIRQKKALSDRSCLSSTHRSTSHQPLQPPSDSWENSARSAPAKYLANPPQHSSYPPIPPLLSSYPLPREEPESWKDRWGNPRQTGAVRQGKTSSTYVVDYNYGQPQEGDSRNIERPAYSARGVGIGERPHLQSLSDYRQLNPGKEPAAAYQKKLIPLLATTVHSTPTAREANDFHGSMPQTFPYACYLCDIAVLSQKDWTLHINGAQHANSQLAVLQMYPEWDCRTGSARQSDYNSEKGREDKNTGGRRHVAPQHHGVTSSCEGKSYPIGDKASGRVVCAKYAANSMDEHSIRRLVGQVGSAVNVMMFPVQAFIEMSSPDEAQDVVKYFNRNPVVVEGSLVQFSMSATYNFLQSSPVVIFSLLPPGHEKYSEIMAIAKRFGPVKHSLFLPNQVLLEMGSREDAGKLVQYYTSHPLKMKGSIIQVSHSTKHSTLKFAVTDKETESGEASRHVGQSYRSQTRSSPSPRRRSPGPRRRSPSPRRSPGPRRMSPSPRRRPSCTRWSPSPKTFYSPRRRSPTPRRRSCSPRRRSPGPRRRSCSPRRRSPGPRRRSCSPRRRSPSPRRRSCSPSRRSPSPRRRSPNQRKRSSGDRRRSHSPRRKSLENRDVAKLEDKASQVRTPSSSRNRSQSSRWSTSHTKEDKNISRVHSVEKTANTQNAIVKSIGVLTETPDLGSTKEPSCTNTQTKESVPSPTEHPQDHGTGQKTEDQTMFEGGKDSDKDSDMDSDIEGMAVIGEDEEIRSEEGSMGFLEDMEEHVCDEAGTSAENLSTCPSEVAEAGEKEKQGEGEELALHPDKEPGSQSPTADPAVSEPPGVTAVHEEKEGGLEDMEEPNEAYDEDEPDFPESLEHCITLDELEDEDGEGQALVSEGNSDPRSKEEEQENDYGRVIYIQNLPSGYYTDKQFVAIGKKYGKVNRYFLIRRRQEGFIEMERSADARRAVRELSKKPLRMARNILVVHLSRKYKRLTCGWSPESDSEDESGWRKHRRERRRMEEREDSSSRTKSRKEEEPPSKKVCIREEKTTPAEPSSSIKAEEKTATVEPSSNGEQQQEEEEKAATEESSSNKEQQQEEEERSATEEPSSHKEQQQEEEEKAATEEPSSHKEQQQEEEEKAATEEPSSHKEQQQEEEEKAATEEPSSHKEQQQEEEEYGTPETPCEQEELAVKTENENIMINRPSDCMDTLKKDTEGVTSIENPDGIKQVYVKEEKVEMITETTHVPLGPYLPNNPMGREFVSQKIGYFCSLCNAIYVTEDEARNEHCSSHSHYEKLKAYMEQKGNPARQL; via the exons ATGTCTCACAATTATCCATATAGGAGGTCTCCAGAAGATTTTAGTTCACATCAAGGAGCCTTTTCTACATCAGACCATCTACACCATGAAGAGCGTCACATCTATCAAACCTCTCTACAGCCATCTCCTCGCTCAACGTCTGTTTTCACATCCCAAAAGAGTGTCCTGGATTCTTATTCCTCCCGAAGTTCTACCACTGCCGACAGCGCTTTGAGTCTTCTCTCCAGCTGTGGGCTTGAGCCTGAAGATCTTTCTATCCTAGCAGGTATGCCTGAAAATATGATGACTGAGGAGTCTCTCCCCCGTTTGCTCATGGAGATCAGGCAGAAGAAGGCCCTCAGCGACCGCAGCTGTTTGTCAAGCACGCACCGCAGCACATCTCATCAGCCTCTCCAGCCTCCATCAGACAGCTGGGAGAATTCCGCTCGTTCTGCCCCGGCAAAATATCTGGCAAACCCTCCCCAACATTCGTCATACCCACCAATCCCTCCCCTGCTGTCCTCATACCCACTTCCCAGGGAGGAGCCTGAGAGCTGGAAGGATCGCTGGGGGAACCCCCGGCAAACTGGTGCAGTCCGGCAGGGGAAAACCAGCTCCACCTATGTTGTGGACTATAACTACGGTCAGCCACAAGAGGGGGATTCACGAAACATAGAGAGACCAGCTTATAGTGCGAGAGGAGTAGGCATCGGAGAGCGCCCCCATTTGCAGTCTTTGTCTGATTACCGGCAGTTAAACCCAGGCAAAGAGCCAGCAGCAGCATATCAGAAGAAACTAATTCCTCTCTTggctaccactgttcactctacGCCAACAGCAAGAGAAGCAAATGATTTCCATGGTTCTATGCCCCAAACTTTTCCTTATGCATGTTACCTCTGTGATATTGCAGTACTTTCTCAAAAG GATTGGACCTTACACATAAATGGGGCTCAACATGCAAACAGCCAGCTTGCCGTGTTACAAAT GTATCCTGAATGGGACTGTCGGACTGGATCTGCTAGACA GAGTGACTACAATTCAGAGAAAGGCAGGGAAGATAAAAACACTGGAGGAAGAAGACATGTAGCTCCTCAGCACCATG GGGTTACATCAAGCTGTGAAGGGAAAAGCTATCCTATTGGAGATAAG GCTAGTGGAAGAGTGGTTTGCGCTAAATATGCAGCTAATTCTATGGATGAGCACTCCATAAGGAGGCTGGTTGGCCAAGTTGGATCTGCAGTGAACGTTATGATGTTTCCTGTACAG GCTTTCATTGAGATGAGTTCACCCGATGAAGCACAGGATGTTGTAAAATACTTCAACAGGAACCCAGTTGTAGTTGAAGGGAGCCTAGTCCAATTTTCTATGTCTGCCACATATAATTTTCTTCAg AGTTCTCCGGTGGTGATTTTTTCCTTGTTGCCCCCTGGACATGAGAAGTATTCTGAGATAATGGCCATTGCTAAACGATTCGGACCTGTTAAACACTCCTTATTCTTACCAAATCAG GTGCTCTTGGAAATGGGATCTAGGGAAGATGCAGGAAAGTTGGTTCAATATTACACCTCCCATCCTCTTAAAATGAAAGGCAGTATTATCCAAGTATCCCACTCTAcaaagcacagcacactgaa GTTTGCAGTAACTGACAAAGAGACTGAAAGCGGAGAGGCCAGCAGACACGTTGGCCAGTCATATAGGTCCCAGACTAGATCATCTCCTAGCCCCAGGAGGAG GTCTCCCGGCCCCAGGAGGAGGTCTCCCAGTCCCAGGAGGTCTCCCGGCCCCAGGAGGATGTCTCCCAGTCCCAGGAGGAGGCCTTCCTGTACGAGATGGTCTCCCAGCCCTAAGACGTTCTACAGTCCAAGAAGGAGGTCTCCCACCCCCAGGAGGAGGTCTTGCAGTCCGAGAAGGAGATCCCCCGGCCCCAGGAGGAGGTCTTGCAGTCCAAGAAGGAGGTCTCCCGGCCCCAGGAGGAGGTCTTGCAGTCCGAGAAGGAGGTCTCCTAGCCCCAGGAGGAGGTCTTGCAGTCCGAGTAGGAGGTCTCCCAGCCCCAGGAGGCGATCTCCCAATCAAAGGAAAAGGTCTTCTGGCGACAGGAGGAGGTCTCATAGTCCAAGGAGGAAGTCCTTGGAGAATCGAGATGTAGCCAAGTTAGAGGACAAAGCTTCACAGGTGAGAACACCGTCCTCCAGCAGGAACAGGAGTCAGTCGTCTAGATGGTCAACATCCCATACCAAGGAGGACAAGAACATATCCAGAGTACATTCTGTAGAGAAAACAGCTAATACTCAGAATGCGATAGTGAAAAGCATTGGAGTGTTGACAGAGACTCCAGACCTGGGGAGCACCAAAGAGCCCTCATGCACTAATACTCAAACTAAGGAGAGTGTGCCCAGCCCAACAGAACATCCCCAAGATCATGGCACTGGTCAGAAAACTGAAGACCAAACTATGTTTGAGGGAGGGAAGGACAGTGACAAGGACAGTGACATGGACAGTGACATTGAAGGGATGGCAGTGATTGGAGAGGATGAGGAAATTCGGTCAGAAGAGGGCTCTATGGGATTCCTGGAGGACATggaagagcatgtgtgtgatgaAGCTGGAACTTCAGCAGAGAATTTATCAACTTGTCCTTCAGAGGTTGCTGAAGctggtgaaaaagaaaaacaaggagaaggagaggagctGGCTTTGCACCCCGATAAGGAACCTGGTTCACAAAGTCCTACAGCAGATCCAGCAGTGTCAGAACCTCCTGGAGTCACGGCAGTGCATGAGGAGAAAGAAGGAGGTCTGGAGGATATGGAGGAACCTAACGAGGCCTATGATGAG GACGAACCTGATTTCCCTGAAAGCCTGGAGCATTGTATTACTTTAGATGAGCTTGAAGATGAAGATGGTGAGGGCCAGGCACTTGTGTCAGAAGGCAACTCCG ATCCGAGGTCCAAGGAGGAAGAACAg gaaaATGATTATGGAAGAGTTATCTACATCCAGAATCTTCCAAGTGGCTATTACACAGATAAACAGTTTGTGGCAATTGGCAAGAAGTATGGGAAAGTGAATCGTTATTTCTTGATCCGTCGACGTCAAGAG GGCTTTATTGAAATGGAGAGATCTGCCGATGCCCGGAGAGCTGTAAGGGAGCTATCAAAAAAGCCTTTGAGAATGGCTCGCAATATTTTGGTTGTTCATCTGTCACGGAAGTACAAAAGGTTGACATGTGG GTGGAGCCCTGAATCGGACTCAGAAGATGAGAGTGGGTGGAGGAAGCATCGAAGGGAAAGGAGGAGAATGGAGGAACGGGAAGACAGTAGCTCAAGAACTAAATCCAGGAAGGAGGAAGAGCCCCCATCTAAGAAGGTCTGCATCAGGGAAGAGAAGACCACCCCAGcagagcccagcagcagcaTCAAGGCGGAGGAGAAGACGGCAACAGTGGAACCCAGCAGCAATGGGGAGCAGCAgcaagaagaggaggagaaggcagCCACAGAGGAATCCAGCAGCAATAAGGAGCAGCAgcaagaagaggaggagaggtcaGCCACAGAGGAACCCAGTAGCCATAAGGAGCAGCAgcaagaagaggaggagaaggcagCCACAGAGGAACCCAGTAGCCATAAGGAGCAGCAgcaagaagaggaggagaaggcagCCACAGAGGAACCCAGTAGCCATAAGGAGCAGCagcaagaagaggaagagaaggcaGCCACAGAGGAACCCAGTAGCCATAAGGAGCAGCAGCAAGAAGAGGAGGAGTACGGGACGCCTGAGACACCTTGCGAACAGGAAGAGTTGGCGGtgaagacagaaaatgaaaacatcatgATCAACCGGCCCTCCGACTGCATGGACACACTGAAGAAGGACACAGAGGGG GTGACCAGCATTGAAAATCCAGATGGAATCAAACAGGTCTATGTTAAGGAAGAGAAAGTGGAAATGATAACAGAAACCACTCATGTCCCCCTGGGGCCCTACCTGCCCAACAACCCCATGG GAAGGGAGTTTGTCAGTCAGAAAATCGGCTACTTCTGCAGCCTCTGCAATGCCATCTATGTCACCGAAGACGAAGCAAGGAATGAACATTGCAGCAGTCACTCTCACTATGAGAAACTGAAG gCATATATGGAACAAAAGGGCAACCCTGCTAGACAACTTTAA